From the genome of Pseudomonadota bacterium:
CGCTACAACGCCAAGGGCGCATTGGTTACAGAGTCCGAGGCGACGGTCACGGTCGGGGTCGGCAACGAGCTCCGCCACGAGGTCGCGGTCGGCAACGGCCCGGTGAATGCCCTCGACACCGCCCTGCGCAAGGCGCTCGCCGGCTTCTACGGCAGCCTCGATGCGATGCGCCTGGTCGACTACAAGGTAAGGATCCTGACGCCCAGCGACGGCACCGGGGCGGTCACCCGGGTGATGATTGAAAGCGGCGACGGCCATGGTGCGCGCTGGACCACGGTCGGGGTGTCGGCCAACATCATCGATGCCTCGGTCGACGCGCTCTTTGACGGCATCACCTACAAGCTGATGCGGGACGGCGCCAAGGTCGGCGCCGGCGCCTGAAGCCCGTGCCGACTCTGATGATACCCCCCTCCCTATCCCTCCCCCGCAAGGGGGGAGGGGACAGAGCCGCACCTTTCCCTTCTTCACCCTCCCCCTTGACGAGGGAGGGTAGGGGAGGGGGCGATCTACTATCCAATCACCGAACCTAGCGATGCCGACCAACACGCAGCAGACGCTAATCTTGAGCGGACCGGCGATCATCCTGGTCGAGCCGCAGCTGGGCGAGAACATCGGCACCACCGCGCGCGCCATGCTGAATTGCGGCCTCGATGACCTCCGCCTGGTCCGGCCGCGCCATGGGCGGCCGGATGAGCGCTCCTATGCGGCGGCGAGCGGGGCCGATGTCGTGCTCGATCGCTGCCGTCTCTATGAGCGGGTGGAGGAGGCGATCGCCGATCTCGCCCGCGTCTATGCCAGCAGCGGCAGGCTGCGCGACATGGCGAAGCCGGTGATCACGCCCAGGCTGTGGGCGAAGGAGGCGCGCGCGCTGATGGACTCCGGCGCCAAGCCGGGGGTGCTGTTCGGTCCGGAGCGGAGCGGCCTCGTCAACGACGATCTGGCGCTGGCCGA
Proteins encoded in this window:
- a CDS encoding RNA methyltransferase yields the protein MPTNTQQTLILSGPAIILVEPQLGENIGTTARAMLNCGLDDLRLVRPRHGRPDERSYAAASGADVVLDRCRLYERVEEAIADLARVYASSGRLRDMAKPVITPRLWAKEARALMDSGAKPGVLFGPERSGLVNDDLALADTVVTVPLNPGFSSLNLAQAVVILGYEWFVADDPTPERQSWGSDSLPAPKAELVNFLERLEAELDDCGFLRNLEQRPSMVRNLRNLFQRALPTQQELRTMHGVVRCLVDKRKY